In a genomic window of Onychostoma macrolepis isolate SWU-2019 chromosome 08, ASM1243209v1, whole genome shotgun sequence:
- the si:ch211-166a6.5 gene encoding LOW QUALITY PROTEIN: clustered mitochondria protein homolog (The sequence of the model RefSeq protein was modified relative to this genomic sequence to represent the inferred CDS: deleted 2 bases in 1 codon), giving the protein MRDTAKKANGEKRAMDVSCSANGKKATGSKKDDDGSFPVKIQGAGVEAFELQVHGFWLVQDAIVTLLGREEVAPRSSVALALSGVTLDPMTELQDVKGFKAGVTLRLVEEPYSPRSAQAHLARVQEMLKAVRPQDALMEGRSPAVLNTLTQTAEAPPTLHSSKNKRANSKTEQSAEVPPPPAYILPGVSELPPLTILLPTNTHSEAPSYLLDLSLSCWNPPPGFRKLQGDFMYISVHTLEGKQCDITSCPRGFYINRSTLEVFDPRPAQSTPVCHCLTDLLSHISPQFKHNLSSLRHRPSLPAEETLSTPYRTLSWLGVSSLHSHKPSFRGRLGLDQDLNVQAADWNKELQAARDLPQRSLEERLQRDRALLQVNSAFVWAVAQAAEKVIDGFVDSVNASHEDPAFLCGGVFMSMPAHRDHWLGGERSHRAAQRHELRCVQAYSDLEGDLQNLHTIPTALADYRGVRLSAQGLAPGIQGPEQAEIPNGLLYGYSAGPLENPSRRKLLELLAQSAKALSLQRHVVLGPTGHQLPLFTSVDAQGILGADGRYYLLDVYRTMPADANFHVEDEGAVTEEGSFPRRYPHVLCRLRPELVKAFIQHKHAQFSQRVKTHMEENEGVEECMKSADSLNIDAVRKACKDVGSISDIIFEMRFIPNVYSPGVQFPSSDSDAVELQKKLLKEAASFIINDRIPDFMNDCIHGTDIPMDGASLRQALHQKGINLRYLGHLILSISQSDLKHQLRHIMRLAFAEIVVRCAQRFFSGYIQGVETTNLSAAASHFLCCLLVPHFSSASTGEESKKRSRRRGRGGGGAADSMAWTALSGNELWSLIGQDAQETYRLKEGLGSNVDHLVEQYGLQKISLLREMCLKTGIQLRLREYILDNRNKAPISPDDVLNILPVVKHITTTTTDATRMFKAAQNSLQKGLLEQAYEQLKEATYLFGRVCDDLHPEACRCLSQLAKVAYVQGHPAEARSVQLRVVVISERVLGFDHPNTIQQYVLLAVYLLAGGETALAQRCLYRAKVLLLTVHGADHPYTAVIDASLGLVLQGEQSLQYLQSALKLNSSFRGDTDLTTALMHHLLAQRLCLAGDYRGGMNHEKEAHSIFQSKYGEDHPQTKCSADFLTNITQQAVRVERSIRQGGAELCDTPPEGLVPSQDTTLEQLALVNGILKTSYSTRMMEFKEKLKERKAAEEAEKKLENSESTNESKDSELQTSNGEDTEETTANVEQTESQSSETDSSEKPDHSKMNGQIESHLHNGDCATKNKSEEEAQQSNITNGVSTESQSKSSNIMTSVNEAQSESAVVNGEECVVKEESCDSEKQVETE; this is encoded by the exons ATGTCTCCTGTTCAGCCAATGGGAAAAAAGCTACTGGAAGCAAAAAAGACGATGATGGATCATTTCCAGTGAAGATTCAGGGTGCGGGTGTCGAAGCCTTCGAGCTGCAG GTTCATGGATTCTGGCTGGTCCAGGATGCCATCGTGACCCTTCTGGGCCGAGAGGAGGTGGCACCGCGCTCATCTGTCGCTCTGGCCCTTTCAGGTGTGACCCTCGACCCCATGACGGAGCTCCAGGACGTCAAGGGCTTCAAAGCTGGAGTCACTCTCCGTCTTGTGGAAG AGCCGTACTCCCCTCGATCGGCACAGGCTCATCTGGCACGTGTGCAGGAGATGCTGAAAGCTGTCAGACCCCAAGACGCCTTGATGGAGGGCCGATCTCCGGCTGTACTGAACACACTCACCCAAACGGCCG AAGCCCCACCGACTCTGCACTCGTCAAAGAACAAACGAGCCAATAGTAAGACAGAGCAGTCTGCTGAAGTCCCGCCCCCTCCTGCCTACATTCTGCCTGGAGTTTCAGAACTTCCTCCTTTGACGATCCTGCTGCCCACCAACACACACAGCGAA GCTCCCAGTTACCTGCTGGACCTGTCACTCAGCTGTTGGAACCCTCCCCCTGGTTTCCGGAAGCTGCAAGGTGATTTCATGTACATTAGTGTCCACACTCTGGAGGGCAAGCAGTGTGACATCACTTCCTGCCCACGTGGATTTTACATAAACAG GTCGACCCTCGAAGTGTTTGACCCTCGTCCTGCTCAGTCGACTCCAGTGTGCCACTGTCTGACCGACCTGCTGTCCCACATCAGCCCACAGTTCAAACACAACCTGAGCTCACTGCGTCACAG GCCGTCACTGCCGGCTGAGGAGACGCTGTCCACTCCGTACCGCACACTCAGCTGGCTGGGAGTCTCCTCCCTTCATTCACACAAACCCAGCTTCAGAGGCCGGCTGGGTCTGGACCAGGATCTCAATGTACAG GCTGCTGACTGGAATAAGGAACTTCAAGCAGCCAGAGATCTTCCTCAGAGGAGTCTGGAGGAGAGACTTCAGAGGGACCGAGCATTACTGCAG GTGAACAGTGCTTTTGTGTGGGCTGTTGCTCAGGCAGCAGAGAAGGTAATCGATGGTTTTGTCGACTCGGTCAACGCTTCTCACGAGGACCCAGCGTTCTTATGCGGTGGCGTGTTCATGAGTATGCCGGCACACAGAGACCATTGGCTGGGAGGAGAGCGGAGTCACAGAGCCGCTCAGCGCCACGAGCTGCGATGCGTTCAGGCTTACAGCGACCTGGAAGGAGACCTCCAAAACCTGCACACCATCCCCACTGCGCTGGCCGACTACCGTGGCGTCCGACTGTCTGCGCAGGGCCTGGCCCCGGGTATTCAGGGCCCCGAGCAGGCTGAGATTCCCAATGGCCTTTTATATGGCTACAGCGCAGGGCCGCTGGAAAATCCATCGAGACGGAAACTCCTAGAGCTGCTGGCTCAGTCCGCAAAGGCTCTTTCTCTGCAAAGACATGTGGTTCTGGGGCCGACCGGGCATCAGCTGCCCCTCTTCACCTCTGTAGATGCCCAAGGGATTCTGGGGGCCGATGGTCGGTATTACCTGCTGGATGTGTATCGTACTATGCCAGCTGATGCCAACTTCCATGTAGAAGATGAAGGAGCAGTAACGGAAGAAGGGAGTTTTCCCAGACGGTACCCTCACGTTTTGTGTCGGTTACGGCCGGAGCTAGTGAAGGCGTTCATTCAACACAA ACATGCTCAGTTCTCGCAGCGAGTGAAGACTCACATGGAGGAGAACGAAGGGGTGGAAGAGTGTATGAAATCTG CTGATTCTCTTAACATAGACGCAGTCAGAAAAGCTTGCAAAGATGTCGGATCCATCAGTGACATCATCTTTGAGATGCGTTTCATCCCTAATGTCTACTCCCCAG GTGTGCAGTTTCCCAGCTCAGACAGTGACGCTGTGGAGCTACAGAAGAAGTTATTGAAAGAAGCAGCATCGTTTATCATAAACGACCGGATCCCAGAtttt ATGAATGACTGCATTCACGGCACTGACATACCCATGGATGGTGCTTCTTTACGACAAGCCCTCCATCAGAAAGGCATAAACCTCCGCTATCTAGGTCACCTGATCTTGtccatcagccaatcagatctcAAACATCAACTGAGACACATCATG AGGTTGGCGTTTGCAGAGATTGTAGTGCGATGTGCACAGCGGTTCTTCAGTGGCTACATTCAG GGAGTGGAAACAACTAACCTGTCTGCAGCAGCAAGTCACTTCCTCTGCTGCTTATTGGTTCCCCACTTCAGTTCTGCATCAACTGGGGAGGAGTCGAAGAAGCGCTCCAGGAGGCGTGGCCGTGGAGGGGGCGGGGCTGCAGACAGCATGGCATGGACCGCACTCAGCGGGAATGAACTGTGGAGTCTGATCGGTCaagatgctcaagaaacatataGACTTAAAGAAGGACTAGG GTCAAATGTGGACCATCTAGTAGAGCAGTACGGACTCCAGAAGATCTCCTTGTTGAGAGAGATGTGCTTGAAGACTGGCATTCAG CTCCGTCTCAGAGAATACATTCTTGACAACCGTAACAAAGCTCCAATCTCTCCTGATGACGTGCTCAACATCCTGCCTGTCGTCAAGCACATAACCACAACAACCACCGACGCCACGCGGATGTTCAAGGCGGCTCAGAACAGTCTTCAGAAAG GGTTACTGGAGCAGGCGTACGAGCAGCTGAAAGAAGCGACGTACCTCTTCGGTCGCGTGTGTGATGATCTTCACCCTGAAGCCTGCCGTTGTCTTAGTCAGCTGGCAAAAGTGGCCTATGTACAGGGTCATCCTGCTGAG GCTCGAAGCGTGCAGCTGAGGGTTGTGGTCATCAGCGAAAGGGTTCTGGGTTTCGATCATCCCAACACCATTCAGCAATAC GTGTTGTTGGCAGTGTATCTGTTGGCTGGAGGCGAAACTGCTCTGGCTCAGCGCTGCCTGTATCGTGCCAAAGTTCTTCTGCTGACGGTTCACGGAGCAGATCATCCTTACACTGCAGTCATTGAT GCTTCTCTGGGATTGGTTCTTCAGGGAGAGCAGTCATTACAGTATCTACAGAGCGCACTGAAACTCAACAGCTCCTTCAGAGGAGACACAGACCTGACTACAGCTCTGAT GCACCATCTGCTGGCTCAGAGACTGTGTTTGGCTGGAGACTACAGAGGAGGCATGAATCATGAAAAGGAAGCTCACAGCATCTTCCAGAGCAAG TATGGAGAAGATCATCCTCAAACCAAATGCAGCGCTGACTTCCTGACGAACATTACCCAGCAGGCCGTGCGTGTAGAACGGTCAATTCGTCAGGGAGGTGCGGAGCTTTGTGATACACCGCCTGAG GGTTTGGTTCCCTCTCAGGACACCACGCTGGAGCAGCTCGCTCTGGTCAATGGCATACTGAAGACTTCATACAG CACAAGAATGATGGAGTTCAAAGAGAAGCTGAAAGAGAGGAAAGCCGCAGAAGAGGCGGAAAAG AAACTGGAGAACTCTGAATCAACCAATGAGAGCAAAGATTCAGAGCTGCAGACCAGTAATGGAGAGGATACTGAGGAGACCACAGCGAATGTGGAACAGACAGAAAGTCAATCATCGGAAACTGACTCTTCTGAGAAACCTGACCACTCTAAAATGAACGGCCAGATCGAGTCCCATCTGCATAATGGAGATTGTgccacaaaaaacaaaagtgaGGAGGAGGCACAACAGTCAAACATCACTAATGGTGTCTCCACTGAGAGCCAATCCAAATCAAGCAATATTATGACATCCGTAAATGAAGCACAGTCAGAATCAGCAGTGGTGAATGGAGAAGAGTGTGTTGTGAAGGAAGAGTCATGTGATTCTGAGAAGCAGGTTGAGACCGAGTGA
- the srrd gene encoding SRR1-like protein, with product MACNDDWQVAGRRKGAARRGKPASNPKLDSHQVSDCKPDKQKIINAMNELRGENFWMEWKDLLSEHLLSSASGSSEQNRDVALQHCVCYGLGHFASCVSARYQLAMLLLLLETLQIPVGSCSVYDPVFSESECDALKELGFTVLTENEEGKRAVYQPTLLYLMHCGKALYNNLLWKNWTPQTLPNMIIIGNSFHGIQERMLRREFERDYSFLSNVASVCDEMSLPCSSRFLDVFNDTALIQFPLENLNKLPECMWTDPSEPLYEHCQDLEIIQKEKSS from the exons ATGGCTTGTAATGATGACTGGCAGGTAGCAGGGCGCCGTAAAGGAGCTGCTAGAAGAGGAAAACCAGCTTCAAATCCCAAACTAGACTCACACCAGGTGTCTGACTGCAAACCGGACAAGCAGAAGATAATAAACGCCAT GAATGAACTGAGAGGAGAAAACTTCTGGATGGAATGGAAAG ATCTCCTCTCTGAGCATCTTCTTTCCAGTGCTTCTGGTTCCTCAGAGCAGAATAGAGATGTTGCTCTTCAGCACTGTGTGTGTTACGGTTTGGGTCACTTTGCTTCTTGTGTATCTGCCCGGTACCAGCTTGCAATGTTGTTACTGCTTCTAGAGACACTGCAG ATACCAGTGGGCAGCTGTTCTGTGTATGATCCTGTGTTTTCGGAGTCGGAGTGTGATGCCCTCAAAGAGCTGGGCTTCACAGTCTTGACTGAAAATGAG GAGGGAAAGCGAGCGGTTTATCAACCCACCCTGTTGTACCTGATGCATTGTGGGAAGGCTCTGTATAACAACCTGCTGTGGAAAAACTGGACGCCTCAGACGTTGCCAAATATGATTATCATTGGCAACAGTTTTCATGGCATTCAAGAGAG gaTGCTTCGGAGAGAGTTTGAGAGAGACTACAGCTTCCTTTCAAAT GTGGCAAGTGTGTGTGACGAGATGTCTCTGCCCTGCTCATCGCGATTCCTGGATGTGTTCAATGACACAGCGCTCATTCAGTTCCCTCTGGAAAATCTGAATAAGCTCCCAGAATGCATGTGGACTGATCCTTCAGAGCCACTGTACGAACACTGCCAAGATCTCGAGATCATCCAGAAAGAGAAAAGCAGCTGA